A portion of the Stigmatella aurantiaca DW4/3-1 genome contains these proteins:
- a CDS encoding 3-dehydroquinate synthase II gives MSKSPAGIVIDEVSMKKRERIKLERVDGDRNRIKESNSLVAWYDTSGISDLNAHDGLLKRVLNQSYTGVVLYPDNFAALSPALPARVVKVLSIEKEEELQLLSGEAREDFVVASAHVGLLKRAMDQGLRTCYRAYVDDGASLHASIQEGSHHSFLMIRFRDPTNIPLELVIASLQATHTILVKEISSPEDVDDAIVTLGVMEVGADGVMFSPRNHGALDEFLRRLGTIARTTLKLQVGSVRRTAPIGMGYRSCIDTTTMFSPTEGMLVGSTSQGGVLCCPEVFYLPYMELRPFRVNAGAVHSYVYNFDNRTDYMSELRGGSPVMLVDHTGATRRGSVGRMKTEVRPLRLIEVDFPTGERINVIMQDDWHVRIFSDDAKPLNITELRPGDKVLGHVAVPGRHVGIKVDEHIIET, from the coding sequence ATGAGCAAGTCTCCCGCCGGTATTGTCATTGACGAGGTCTCCATGAAGAAGCGCGAGCGCATCAAGCTCGAGCGCGTCGATGGAGATCGCAACCGCATCAAAGAGTCGAATTCACTCGTTGCGTGGTACGACACTTCGGGCATCTCGGACCTGAACGCCCACGACGGGCTGCTCAAGCGCGTGCTCAACCAGTCGTACACGGGCGTGGTCCTCTACCCGGACAACTTCGCCGCCCTGTCGCCCGCGCTGCCGGCACGCGTGGTGAAGGTCCTCAGCATCGAGAAAGAGGAGGAGCTGCAGCTGCTCTCCGGCGAGGCCCGCGAGGACTTCGTCGTGGCCAGCGCCCACGTGGGCCTGCTCAAGCGGGCCATGGACCAGGGACTTCGCACCTGCTACCGGGCCTACGTCGATGACGGCGCCAGCCTCCACGCGTCCATCCAAGAAGGCAGCCACCACTCCTTCCTGATGATCCGCTTCCGGGATCCGACGAACATCCCCCTGGAGCTGGTGATCGCCTCCCTGCAGGCCACCCACACCATCCTCGTCAAGGAGATCAGCTCTCCCGAGGACGTGGACGACGCCATCGTGACGCTGGGCGTCATGGAAGTCGGCGCCGACGGGGTCATGTTCTCTCCCCGGAACCATGGAGCGCTGGACGAGTTCCTGCGGCGGCTGGGAACCATCGCCCGCACGACGCTGAAGCTCCAGGTGGGTTCGGTGCGCCGCACCGCGCCCATCGGCATGGGCTACCGCAGCTGCATCGATACCACCACGATGTTCTCCCCCACCGAGGGCATGCTGGTCGGCTCCACCTCGCAGGGCGGAGTGCTGTGCTGCCCCGAGGTGTTCTACCTGCCCTACATGGAGCTGCGGCCCTTCCGCGTGAACGCGGGCGCCGTCCACAGCTACGTCTACAACTTCGACAACCGCACGGACTACATGAGCGAGCTGCGCGGCGGCTCGCCGGTGATGCTCGTGGACCACACCGGCGCCACCCGGCGCGGCTCCGTGGGCCGCATGAAGACCGAGGTCCGGCCGCTGCGTCTCATCGAGGTCGACTTCCCGACCGGCGAGCGCATCAACGTCATCATGCAGGATGACTGGCACGTGCGGATCTTCTCGGATGACGCCAAGCCTCTGAACATCACCGAGCTGCGCCCGGGCGACAAGGTGTTGGGACACGTCGCCGTCCCGGGCCGCCACGTGGGCATCAAAGTAGACGAGCACATCATCGAAACCTGA
- a CDS encoding TldD/PmbA family protein — translation MTGYQQLAKKLVQRATKKGAKQAEAFIEIGRQSSCRVREGEIEDLTQATSKGVGLRIITKDHRLGFAYTSDFDPSSLDGFVDRALQLAQASAPNKLNGLPTGKELGKLAETGDLYDPEVANLAGDWKIKAALEIEKAGKAVDPRITTFDNVGAGDYVSEVHMASSEGMAAGYSGTYVYLFASPVASENGQLQTSYWVDYKRFLTDLDTPEAVGREAARRAVRMLGAKRAKTQQVPVIFDPLVAASFVNNIASAADGNAIYKNSSIFVSKLGKRLAPETVTVVDDGLLRRGLGTAPFDGEGVPTRRTALLDKGVLRNYLYDSFTARKAKAKTTGNASRSYNSLPHIGTNNLYLEPGTRKPEELVREVKNGFYVTSMLGSGANPVTGEYSRGANGLWIENGELASAVQEVTVAGNLLQMLQDLDGIGDDLQFRGSSGSPTLRFKQLTISGD, via the coding sequence ATGACTGGCTACCAACAGCTCGCGAAGAAGCTCGTCCAACGCGCGACGAAAAAGGGCGCGAAACAAGCAGAGGCCTTCATCGAGATCGGCAGACAGAGCAGCTGCCGGGTGCGCGAGGGCGAAATCGAGGACCTGACCCAGGCCACCAGCAAGGGCGTGGGCCTGCGGATCATCACCAAGGACCACCGGCTGGGCTTCGCCTACACCTCGGACTTCGACCCCTCCTCCCTGGATGGCTTCGTGGACCGGGCACTGCAACTGGCCCAAGCCTCGGCCCCCAACAAGCTCAATGGCCTGCCCACCGGCAAGGAGCTGGGCAAGCTCGCGGAGACCGGAGACCTGTATGACCCGGAGGTGGCGAACCTGGCCGGGGACTGGAAGATCAAGGCCGCGCTGGAGATCGAAAAAGCGGGCAAGGCGGTGGACCCCCGCATCACCACCTTCGACAACGTGGGCGCCGGGGACTACGTCTCCGAGGTCCACATGGCCTCCAGCGAGGGCATGGCGGCGGGCTACTCGGGCACCTATGTGTACCTCTTCGCCTCGCCCGTGGCCTCCGAGAACGGCCAGCTCCAGACGAGCTACTGGGTGGACTACAAGCGCTTCCTGACGGATCTGGACACGCCCGAGGCGGTGGGGCGGGAGGCGGCGCGGCGCGCGGTGCGCATGCTCGGCGCGAAGCGGGCGAAGACCCAGCAGGTACCGGTCATCTTCGATCCGCTCGTGGCCGCCTCCTTCGTGAACAACATCGCCTCGGCGGCGGATGGCAACGCCATCTACAAGAACTCGAGCATCTTCGTCTCGAAGCTGGGCAAGCGCCTGGCGCCCGAGACCGTGACCGTGGTGGACGATGGCCTGCTGAGGCGGGGGCTGGGCACCGCCCCGTTCGATGGAGAAGGCGTCCCCACGCGCCGCACCGCGCTGCTCGACAAGGGCGTGCTGCGAAACTACCTGTACGACTCGTTCACGGCGCGCAAGGCCAAGGCGAAGACGACGGGCAACGCCTCACGCAGCTACAATTCGTTGCCCCACATCGGGACGAACAACCTGTACCTGGAGCCGGGCACGAGAAAGCCGGAAGAGCTGGTGCGCGAAGTCAAGAATGGCTTCTACGTCACCTCCATGCTGGGCAGCGGGGCGAACCCGGTCACGGGGGAGTATTCGCGGGGGGCCAACGGGCTCTGGATCGAAAACGGAGAGCTGGCCTCCGCGGTGCAGGAAGTCACCGTGGCGGGAAACCTCCTCCAGATGCTCCAGGACCTGGACGGCATCGGCGATGACCTTCAGTTCCGTGGCTCGTCGGGCTCCCCCACCCTGCGCTTCAAACAGCTCACCATCTCGGGTGACTGA
- a CDS encoding ParB/RepB/Spo0J family partition protein — protein MAAKKAASKPRGTAVRKPRRKKAEPRSRGLSAAEVASEAATPPTELIQGIQQDGGEVLSVYRDPLGAHTVVFAALPIEKVEPTPYQRDLSEPHVKRLVGAMERLDRFLDPVIAVRKDGRYWTPNGNHRLHASKMLGAKAMVALVLPEEDVAYQILALNTEKAHNLKERSLEVIRMHRGLTGSRAGKETDFSHLFEEPAFITLGAAYEKRPRFSAGAYHPFVKRVESFLDLPLAEALRVREERADALLALDDEVIRVVTALKERGLQNPYLKNFVVARINFLRFKKDDSPSEFGPSVAKMLASARKFNVDKVNKDDLSRMGGAGAAEPDEE, from the coding sequence ATGGCAGCGAAGAAGGCAGCCTCGAAGCCCCGTGGGACGGCGGTCCGCAAGCCGCGCCGCAAGAAAGCCGAGCCTCGCTCCCGGGGCCTTTCGGCCGCGGAGGTGGCCAGCGAGGCCGCCACGCCCCCCACGGAGCTCATCCAGGGCATTCAGCAGGATGGGGGGGAAGTGCTCTCGGTGTACCGGGATCCACTGGGCGCGCACACGGTGGTGTTCGCCGCGCTCCCCATCGAGAAGGTCGAGCCCACGCCGTACCAGCGAGACCTGTCCGAGCCCCACGTGAAGCGGCTGGTGGGCGCCATGGAGCGGCTGGATCGCTTCCTGGATCCGGTCATCGCCGTTCGCAAGGACGGGCGCTACTGGACGCCCAATGGTAACCACCGCCTGCACGCCTCGAAGATGCTGGGCGCCAAGGCGATGGTGGCCCTCGTGCTGCCCGAGGAGGATGTGGCCTACCAGATCCTCGCCCTCAACACGGAGAAGGCCCACAACCTCAAGGAGCGCTCGCTGGAGGTCATCCGCATGCACCGCGGGCTGACGGGCTCCCGCGCGGGCAAGGAAACGGACTTCTCCCACCTCTTCGAGGAGCCCGCCTTCATCACCCTGGGCGCGGCCTACGAGAAGCGTCCTCGCTTCTCGGCGGGCGCCTACCACCCCTTCGTCAAACGGGTGGAAAGCTTCCTGGACCTGCCCCTGGCCGAGGCGCTCCGGGTCCGGGAGGAGCGGGCCGACGCCTTGCTGGCACTGGACGACGAGGTGATCCGGGTCGTCACCGCGCTCAAGGAACGGGGCCTTCAAAACCCCTACCTGAAGAACTTCGTCGTCGCGCGCATCAACTTCCTGCGCTTCAAGAAGGACGACAGCCCGTCCGAGTTCGGCCCGAGCGTGGCGAAGATGCTGGCCAGCGCCCGGAAGTTCAACGTCGACAAGGTGAACAAGGACGACCTCTCCCGCATGGGCGGGGCGGGAGCCGCGGAACCGGACGAAGAGTAG
- a CDS encoding OPT/YSL family transporter, translated as MADSVSSPPGSPRFGWLPAPGTWKFHLLLSAVAIFVLGPLGGIAASYMNFSLGFFVGGQVLAGILGSAVTYGYGPDGKHGANFMQTMAASVASMCAMGVLIQAMVWLGMPQPPVWHLMLFVGCVGMFGVGVGMLYTPLLVDRLQLDYPSGYAVANILRALTDKRLLKASIAKLGSGTALGALVAGLTEASRTLASLGVGASTVGAGMVVGSRVTVPAVLGGLVGAALTPFLREWGWLGPEEPFRKVGFLGGLGMICGAAVVDLALLAGQAVDRVRNRAKVPVGEVPAWKQVSLPKLFAWIAFWGVALVLVATQLLDQPLGFVLFGMTLALLFVLINGIAYGITDQNPISSAFVVSVLLMSLLGLKNPLVGMMSASILLICTSVGCDMQQDRSTGWRLGTDRTLQFRYQVVGIVMGAVLCVGLARVFMSAYPVLAINQLDTPGASVGQWNSAMTYKLVGAIRSLGALSDHTMKALIVGLVLGFVLEVARKLLKRSERYVQYVKGSPKGQAVGWVLDSVVLASPYASSFGAFVNLSSAIWFGVGGIGASLWNARMRRSAPHASGSPGEGGEALPEDMSTTSLLGGGLIAGESLFFLIVGIAGLVTLLG; from the coding sequence ATGGCCGATTCTGTCTCGTCTCCTCCCGGAAGCCCTCGTTTTGGTTGGTTGCCCGCTCCGGGGACCTGGAAGTTCCACCTGCTCTTGAGCGCGGTGGCCATCTTCGTGCTCGGGCCGCTGGGGGGCATCGCCGCCTCGTACATGAACTTCAGCCTGGGGTTCTTCGTGGGCGGGCAGGTGCTGGCCGGCATTCTCGGCAGTGCCGTCACCTACGGCTACGGTCCCGACGGCAAGCACGGCGCCAACTTCATGCAGACGATGGCCGCCTCGGTGGCCTCCATGTGCGCCATGGGGGTGCTCATCCAGGCGATGGTGTGGCTGGGCATGCCGCAGCCCCCCGTCTGGCACCTGATGCTCTTCGTCGGGTGTGTGGGGATGTTTGGCGTGGGCGTGGGCATGCTCTACACGCCGCTGCTCGTGGATCGGTTGCAGCTGGACTATCCCTCGGGTTACGCGGTGGCCAACATCCTCCGGGCGCTCACCGACAAGCGGCTGTTGAAGGCCTCCATCGCCAAGCTCGGAAGTGGCACCGCCTTGGGCGCGCTGGTGGCGGGACTCACAGAGGCGTCGCGCACCTTGGCGAGCCTGGGCGTGGGCGCCTCCACCGTGGGCGCGGGCATGGTGGTGGGCAGCCGCGTCACGGTGCCGGCCGTGCTGGGAGGCCTCGTGGGCGCAGCCCTCACGCCGTTCTTGAGGGAGTGGGGGTGGCTGGGCCCCGAGGAGCCATTCCGCAAGGTCGGCTTCCTCGGCGGGTTGGGGATGATCTGCGGGGCGGCCGTGGTCGACCTGGCCCTCCTGGCGGGGCAGGCGGTGGACCGGGTGCGCAACCGCGCCAAGGTCCCGGTGGGCGAGGTGCCCGCTTGGAAGCAGGTGAGCCTTCCCAAGCTGTTCGCATGGATCGCCTTCTGGGGCGTGGCGCTGGTGCTGGTGGCCACGCAGTTGTTGGATCAGCCCCTGGGGTTCGTCCTCTTTGGCATGACGCTGGCGCTGCTCTTCGTGCTCATCAATGGCATTGCCTACGGCATCACCGACCAGAACCCTATTTCCAGCGCCTTCGTCGTTTCCGTGCTGCTGATGTCGCTGTTGGGATTGAAGAATCCCCTGGTGGGGATGATGTCCGCGAGCATCCTGCTCATCTGCACATCGGTGGGCTGCGACATGCAGCAGGACCGCTCCACGGGCTGGCGGCTGGGCACGGACCGCACCCTCCAATTCCGCTACCAAGTGGTGGGCATCGTGATGGGCGCGGTGCTGTGTGTGGGGCTGGCGCGCGTCTTCATGAGCGCCTACCCCGTGCTGGCCATCAACCAGCTCGATACGCCCGGTGCGAGTGTGGGGCAGTGGAATTCGGCGATGACCTACAAGCTCGTGGGCGCCATCCGGAGCCTGGGGGCATTGTCGGACCACACGATGAAGGCGCTGATCGTGGGCCTCGTGCTGGGATTCGTGCTGGAGGTGGCCCGCAAGCTGCTCAAGCGCAGCGAGCGCTACGTGCAGTATGTGAAGGGCTCGCCCAAGGGCCAGGCGGTGGGATGGGTTCTGGACTCGGTGGTGCTGGCCAGCCCCTATGCCTCGTCATTCGGCGCTTTCGTCAACCTGTCGTCGGCCATCTGGTTCGGGGTGGGGGGCATTGGCGCTTCGCTCTGGAACGCCAGGATGCGGCGGAGCGCGCCCCATGCCTCCGGTTCCCCGGGTGAAGGGGGAGAGGCGCTTCCCGAGGACATGAGCACCACCTCTCTTTTGGGAGGCGGCCTCATCGCGGGCGAGTCGCTCTTCTTCCTCATCGTGGGGATCGCCGGTCTGGTGACCCTGCTGGGCTGA
- a CDS encoding NAD-dependent epimerase/dehydratase family protein, with amino-acid sequence MNKILITGATGFVGSALAANLLAEDTRVVALSRTDPGGQRTRAAVEKAASGFGLTLSPMQWSRLSIVEVDFRALDQTLQPHVFEGVTAVWNVAAEMTYSLKKVIDSVDQNVVASSMLYKLASQHASSCQRFYHVSTAYTVGFGNNDAREEINFTPKLINSYQLSKWMAELALIHSQKERGLPLAIFRPSVVIGHEQTGWSSGASFGMFLMAAAVLYGKQAGSAQLRLHLDADTRPNLVCIDTVIRRAMALMKAESPARQPTEIFNCIGDECVTMADVVEQLQTMIGVQVTLGPPVTETDAQLNAVFERNKQFANGRWVFNSERLQQTLGEEYGPVTMTQDIIGRSVLHYVAHKVAEAKAEERSNAAA; translated from the coding sequence ATGAACAAGATTCTTATCACTGGAGCCACAGGCTTCGTGGGTAGCGCGCTGGCCGCCAATCTCTTGGCGGAGGACACCCGGGTGGTGGCGCTGTCCCGGACGGATCCGGGCGGGCAGCGCACCCGGGCCGCGGTGGAGAAGGCAGCGAGCGGCTTCGGCCTCACGCTGAGCCCGATGCAGTGGAGCCGCCTGTCCATCGTGGAAGTGGATTTCCGCGCCCTGGACCAGACGCTCCAACCGCACGTCTTCGAGGGCGTGACCGCCGTGTGGAACGTCGCGGCCGAGATGACCTACTCGCTGAAGAAGGTCATCGACTCGGTAGACCAGAACGTCGTCGCCTCGTCGATGCTCTACAAGCTTGCTTCGCAGCACGCCAGCAGCTGCCAGCGCTTCTACCATGTGTCCACCGCCTACACGGTGGGCTTCGGGAACAATGACGCGCGGGAGGAGATCAACTTCACCCCCAAGCTCATCAACTCGTACCAGCTCAGCAAGTGGATGGCCGAGCTCGCGCTCATCCATAGCCAGAAGGAACGGGGCCTGCCCCTGGCCATCTTCCGGCCGAGCGTCGTCATCGGCCACGAGCAGACCGGCTGGTCCTCGGGGGCAAGCTTTGGCATGTTCCTGATGGCGGCGGCCGTGCTCTATGGAAAGCAGGCGGGCAGTGCGCAACTGCGGCTGCATCTCGACGCGGACACCCGGCCGAACCTGGTCTGCATCGACACGGTGATCCGCCGTGCCATGGCCCTGATGAAGGCCGAGTCCCCTGCCCGCCAGCCCACCGAAATCTTCAACTGCATCGGGGATGAGTGCGTCACCATGGCCGATGTGGTGGAGCAGCTGCAGACCATGATCGGCGTCCAGGTCACGCTCGGCCCGCCGGTGACCGAGACGGACGCGCAGCTCAACGCCGTGTTCGAGCGCAACAAGCAGTTCGCCAATGGGCGGTGGGTTTTCAACTCGGAGCGGCTTCAGCAAACACTCGGCGAGGAGTATGGCCCGGTCACCATGACCCAGGACATCATTGGCCGCAGCGTGCTGCACTACGTGGCACACAAGGTTGCCGAGGCCAAGGCCGAGGAACGCTCCAATGCGGCGGCCTGA
- a CDS encoding SLATT domain-containing protein encodes MPNTTSEKPTDNLRAMRFPSANQPEQDQELQDLYNAVVAKIEEAIHWYDVRKAHHKYRAVFFRGSAITLAGLASILPIAVSMFPLEWAPQRWVPVASIFAALGASCIALDRLYGFSSTWMRYLAYLLELQTRLEMLQFGWTRLALETRLVNSSKSEGLIASLNLLQNALSAVNQALKNETSEWVAHFTGALAEFEKSVTARREAAPMVLAVTPPSHGALKVQIAELDTLDNHRYELHLDEASQGEHTGATKAFTGLGPGQHLLRVTAKRKGNPVSSEDVVTITPGETTSVVLTLS; translated from the coding sequence TTGCCCAACACCACGTCCGAGAAGCCCACCGACAACCTCCGGGCCATGCGGTTCCCTTCCGCGAACCAGCCGGAGCAGGACCAGGAACTGCAAGACCTCTACAACGCGGTGGTGGCCAAGATCGAGGAGGCCATCCACTGGTACGACGTCCGCAAAGCACACCACAAGTACCGGGCTGTCTTCTTCCGGGGCTCGGCCATCACGCTGGCGGGCTTGGCCTCCATCCTCCCCATCGCCGTGTCCATGTTTCCCTTGGAGTGGGCCCCCCAACGCTGGGTACCTGTCGCCTCCATCTTCGCCGCACTCGGCGCCAGTTGCATCGCGCTCGACCGGCTCTACGGCTTCTCGTCCACGTGGATGCGCTACCTCGCCTATCTGTTGGAACTCCAGACCCGGCTGGAAATGCTCCAATTCGGCTGGACCCGGCTCGCGCTCGAGACCCGGCTCGTCAATTCCTCCAAAAGCGAAGGCCTCATCGCCAGCCTCAACCTGCTTCAGAACGCGCTCAGCGCCGTCAACCAAGCCCTCAAGAACGAAACGTCTGAATGGGTGGCCCACTTCACCGGAGCGCTGGCGGAGTTCGAAAAGTCCGTCACGGCGCGACGGGAGGCAGCTCCGATGGTCCTCGCCGTAACCCCACCCTCGCATGGTGCACTCAAGGTCCAGATCGCCGAGCTCGACACCCTGGACAACCACCGCTACGAGCTCCACCTCGACGAGGCCTCACAGGGAGAGCACACCGGTGCCACCAAGGCCTTCACCGGCCTGGGGCCGGGCCAGCACCTGCTCCGCGTCACCGCGAAGCGCAAAGGCAACCCCGTCTCCTCGGAGGATGTCGTGACCATCACGCCGGGGGAGACCACCTCGGTCGTGTTGACGCTCTCGTAG
- a CDS encoding class I adenylate-forming enzyme family protein, with amino-acid sequence MQLVLIVVGVLLALVLGWMAYCFVKLGFPERLGLLFGGLASIDKIVDQSAARYGDTTLIELETPLKWKVPAGKVRAAQEQEWSAVRVQQTVALIAGALKKFAKPQMGDRVIIYKENAFDLFLFASATIRIGGIATPVNGKLASESFGQYVTYLGAKVIITDLATLGRLVKDGVKLQGVEFVIVSDAGTDGQDGIPTELAQLPAGPRVLSLQWMLAQPVEPAQAVERGLDDPLYIVHTSGTTGFPKGVILLARGLTQSLKATLMFNLVGRKDLAYFCVPFNHQVTNLYIFTTLALGTRVIMSSEFKAERVLETLSRRRASIYFGFPITYAQLVVEDLTKYDLNAMRIWGTTADASHEVHQRPLIQKGSFLQQLGIPVPGSLFVDGLGSSEVGIAALLRIAGPWTKQFGRRVGRPVPFFGPQVRVVDENWQPVPDGQPGRFAIKGPCMFGGYWNAHDKLLSSSQNGWWFTGDIVIRQPDGEFVHLDREVDVISHQQGVSYTLLMEEEVLKHPAVFDTTVFALTQADGKVVPAAAVALKNGADSMDAERLRLELNAKLPEKDRLAELKVTRWSEFPIGVTGKTLKRVFRAGS; translated from the coding sequence ATGCAGCTGGTTCTCATCGTGGTGGGTGTATTGCTGGCGTTGGTGCTGGGGTGGATGGCGTACTGCTTCGTCAAGCTGGGCTTCCCGGAGCGGCTGGGGCTGCTGTTCGGCGGCCTGGCCAGCATCGACAAAATCGTGGATCAATCCGCCGCCCGCTATGGCGACACCACCCTGATTGAGCTGGAGACCCCCCTGAAGTGGAAGGTGCCCGCCGGGAAGGTCCGCGCGGCCCAGGAGCAGGAGTGGAGCGCCGTCCGGGTACAGCAGACGGTGGCGCTGATCGCGGGCGCGCTGAAGAAGTTCGCGAAACCGCAGATGGGCGATCGCGTCATCATTTACAAGGAAAACGCGTTCGACCTCTTCCTGTTCGCCTCCGCCACCATCCGCATCGGCGGCATCGCGACGCCCGTCAACGGGAAGCTGGCCTCCGAGTCGTTCGGCCAGTACGTGACCTACCTCGGGGCCAAGGTGATCATCACGGACCTGGCCACCCTGGGACGTCTGGTGAAGGATGGGGTGAAGCTGCAGGGCGTCGAGTTCGTCATCGTCTCCGACGCGGGGACGGACGGACAGGACGGGATCCCCACCGAGCTGGCCCAGCTGCCCGCAGGGCCCCGCGTGCTCAGCCTGCAATGGATGCTCGCCCAGCCGGTGGAGCCGGCGCAGGCCGTCGAGCGGGGGCTGGATGATCCGCTCTACATCGTCCACACCTCCGGGACGACGGGCTTCCCCAAGGGCGTCATCTTGCTGGCGCGGGGGCTGACGCAGTCGCTCAAGGCGACGCTGATGTTCAACCTCGTGGGGCGCAAGGACCTGGCGTACTTCTGCGTTCCCTTCAACCACCAGGTCACCAACCTCTACATCTTCACCACGCTGGCGCTCGGGACACGGGTCATCATGTCCTCGGAGTTCAAGGCCGAGCGCGTGCTGGAGACGCTCTCCCGGCGGCGCGCTTCCATCTACTTCGGCTTCCCCATCACCTATGCCCAGCTGGTGGTAGAGGACCTGACCAAGTACGACCTGAACGCCATGCGCATCTGGGGCACCACGGCGGACGCCAGCCACGAGGTCCACCAGCGCCCCCTCATCCAGAAGGGCTCGTTCCTGCAGCAACTGGGCATCCCGGTGCCGGGCTCCCTGTTCGTGGACGGGCTGGGCTCGAGCGAGGTGGGCATCGCCGCGCTGCTGCGCATCGCCGGGCCGTGGACGAAGCAGTTCGGGCGGCGCGTGGGTCGTCCGGTCCCCTTCTTCGGGCCCCAGGTCCGGGTGGTGGACGAGAACTGGCAGCCGGTGCCGGATGGCCAGCCGGGGCGCTTCGCCATCAAGGGGCCTTGCATGTTCGGCGGTTACTGGAATGCCCACGACAAGCTGCTGTCCTCCTCTCAGAACGGCTGGTGGTTCACCGGGGACATCGTCATCCGCCAGCCCGATGGAGAGTTCGTCCATCTGGACCGCGAGGTGGATGTCATCAGCCACCAGCAGGGGGTCAGCTACACCCTCCTGATGGAGGAGGAAGTCCTCAAGCACCCTGCGGTCTTCGACACCACGGTCTTCGCGCTGACCCAGGCGGACGGCAAGGTGGTGCCCGCCGCGGCGGTGGCGCTCAAGAACGGCGCGGATTCGATGGATGCCGAGCGACTCAGGCTTGAACTGAACGCGAAACTGCCGGAGAAAGACCGGCTGGCAGAACTCAAGGTCACCCGGTGGAGTGAGTTCCCCATCGGTGTGACAGGAAAGACATTGAAGCGGGTTTTCCGCGCGGGATCCTAA